Genomic DNA from Corylus avellana chromosome ca4, CavTom2PMs-1.0:
AGTGTTGGTTTGAGGGGAGTATGTGTACTTTTTCCAAACATTATCATCTGTAGTTTTTCCTGCAATTTTAGATTCAAGTTcctgtattttgttttatgaaaGTCAAGTGGGGTGTATTGACGGTGTAGGTAGGCTGCACATGATGGAGTGGGGGCTATGGTGGTGTCATAGCATGCCTCTTCATGACTTTACTTGGAGTTGGAATGGTGGGAAAGGAAGGGAAAGTTGTGAATGACCCAAGTGAAATGTGTATGGAGGCAGTGCTTATGAGTTTCTCACTTGAAGTTGATAGTGGATGATTCTGTGCTCTGAATGTGAGTTTGTAGATACAGGAGGTGACCCAGTAAAGCTAATGCTGGTTTGAGAGGAGTAGATGTCATGATGTTCATTACAATAGGATTAAATTTGTTGcaagtgttttttgtttttgtttttgaactAGTACATGAAGCGCATAGTGAATGCATGGACTGGAGAAATTGGTTGGTTCTGAGCGTGAATTGAATTGCTAGTACCTGCTTTTGTTTTGTGTAGTTGAAATAGATGAAAATGATCTGATATGATTTGGGTGTTGACGTTTTTCAGTAGCTTTTTGCACGCATTAGTTACTCAGGCGCCAGCCAGAGTTGGAAAGATTGGGGCGCCACGGAGGGAAAAGCTTTCGTGGAATCATCTTTCAAGTGTTTTAATACTGTCTTACGAAGCAAATAAAGAATTGAGGGGGATATCGCTGGTCGGGTGTAGTATACTGTACGTTTAGCCACAATTGTGTAAATAGAGGTAATTTGTGATGTAAACTTGAGATACATGTTCATTCCATTTATCGATATTcttgtttaatctttttaaCCTCCGGGAAATTTCATTTGGAATTTATTTCGTAACTTTCttgtcctttttattttattgaaattatcGCCAATTCCAAAACACCAGTTTCAACAAAATCGCATTGGTGAAGGCACATGTACTAATGTATCCTTGCTGTAGAAGTTTGCACAGAGCATTCTAACCTAGAAGGTCAAGTGCGTTATTGttgaagtttttttgttttgttttgtgttgtgttgtttgtttgtttgtttttttttttttttggtatttattgTTGACACTTAGCTGTCTAAATCCAACATGGAATTGAGATATTTCACGTGATGGTTAAGAGTACATGAActggattttctttttgaattagCATACCAGCACATGGTAATACTTGGCCCAAATCTGTCATTTGAAAAGGTGTAAATGACAAAAAACAAGGAAACCATGTTATGCCCCCAGTGCAAACTCCTATAATGCATTAGATTTGCTCCTAATTTTGTGACATTTTGGCATGTAGTATCTTACCTGCCAATCCTCAAAGATACCATTGTTATCGAAAAACACAACGCGACTCAAAAGTATCATGCGAGAAAGGGGAAAACTGATCTGTGTCATTCGCTAAGCAACAAACCCAAAGACTAGTGCAAGACGAGTAATACAGTAAATCAGCTATCTTTCGTTTTTTTTCCCCCCATTGGGAAAGATGAAATTtcattatataaaattaaacgAAAAGCTTGGAAGATGAACATGTAACATGTTCCTTTGGAAAACATGTCCAACAATTGAGTTACGAGGGGGGAAGATCTAGTGACGGTAGCTACCAAGgacttgaagaagaaaaaaaaccccacTAGGGGGAAGTATTGTCGTCGGTTTGGCTGGAAGAAGAGATCGCAACCATGAACCATGTCTGATCAGGGTGGTACCCAGTGGTTGATGCGCTGTCACATCAAATATTGCAGTCTCCATAGGCTAAAGTGGAGAGAGCAGACAAAATGTGTGGGCCTCTGAGATGTTTCATGGCCCAATGAGGAGAGGTGGCAGCGTGTGGGCAGGGGTGGAGGTGGGGGAACCAAGGCTCAGAGCTTCAATCGCGCAGAGTGTTGGGGAGGCTGGCGTTGGTGGTTGTGATCAGAGGCAGTGGTCCCGCAACAAAACAGATAGAAACTAGGAGGGATGGAGAGGAGGAAGGAAGCAGACCTCTTTCCTCTTCTCTCGGCACTCAAAAGAGAGGGAGGAAGGAGAATATCTCACAGAAGAGAGGAGAGGGCTTCCCTCCagaaactagagagagagagagagagagcggttGACCTAGTACACGACTATTTAACAACCAATGCAAAATGCCCTTGAGCTCAATAGAGGGCAAAAAATATCGCAAAACAGAAATCCAAGATTCAAGATGATTATTCAGGGAAGGTATCCTATGCAACTTCCTCAACCGATTTGTGGTGCCTTAATGATTCTAGCAGACAATTTTTCTTCCTCACTATCAAAAAAGGAGATACACGTATTTCTCCAGAAGCTCCATTCATGGGGCCAAGAGAATCAAGGAGGACAGAGGCTTAGGAAAGCTCAACACTCGATACTAATAACCGTATCATCATAAAAAGGATGTCTTACTCTTAGAAATGTTCCCATTCAGGAGAGCAATGGATGACAAAATCAGCAGGCTTTCGCATTTTCTGCTGGGTAACAGCTTCCATACATCACTCCCCACCAATGTACAATCAGAAAGCATGAGACCTGCaattacatatcaaaattattgCACTAACAAGTCTGTCAAGTAGTGTATCAAAATCACTGCACCACAAGAACTGAAGCCAACGAGTGTGCGAAGTAGAAACCAAAAGGCACCGTGGCAGAAGTCATAGTAATAATCTGAATATCATTTAGGGGTTAGTAATGACAGTCATATTACGTCATAGTTAATGGGTACAGAGCAGTACTCTGCCTAGCTACAAAGGCTTCCCTCCAATGGCGAACTAGGGCACTACATCTTTTTTGAATGAAGTTCAAGTTCAATTCgatacattaaataaataaatactggAACTGTAGGAAACGATTGTGCCAATTTCACATATACTTTTTAGTGGCAATAGAACATTATCCAGCCAGCTCACTGATTGGTGGACGGTCCATGACACTAGATGCTGCCTTTGCATTGCTTTGCAGCAATGGATCAATATCAGGCAATTTAGGAATCTGAGCTAATAGATCAATAGTCCGTCGTAAGAGACGCGCTAGATCCCCTTCATCCATTGCACAGTCCATCATCATTTCCCTCCAAGTTAGCCCAGATGCCCAGGCTTCGACCATACCTGCAAATTGGCTATCCAAACAGCAGGGGATATTTACCCCATGTTTTTCTTGCATTTGCAAAAAGGAGGATCTTTGCTCATCCAAGAACTTGATGACATTGATTACAGTTGTGGAAGGTTCGTATATATAGCTGTTGTTTTTCCAAGGACGAACTTTGATCCCTTCAGAAACTAAACTTGCACAGGCAGCAGCAAGTTGTGCAGGCTTTAGGTCTAGCAGGATTTTATTTCGGAGAACCATTGCAAGCCAAAGTTCATTTTCTCCTCGGATTGCAGATGCAGTTTCACCTAGAGGAAATATTACATGTGTATTGATATCCAAAGCCCTAAGTTCATGAATGACATTGCTGATCTTCAAAAACTCCTTCCAACCAGATGGTTCAATCTGTTCTACTCGATTGGTCAAACGTTTTGATCTAACCTTAAGGCGTTTAATCTTTTCCTCGGTAAACCTGGTCATgtctatgatttttttatacTCTTTAAAGCCTTCTGTTCGTGttatctttttcttcaaacgtgaaactttatttctttgttCCTTGTAACGTTCTACGGCTTCATGGTATGGTTCTGACATTTGTAGCAGCTCATCACTTTCAGAAAGACTATTCAAAACTGGCACATTTAAACTCCAAGACCAGGTCTCTAGAGATCCCTCCATGCGCCATAAACAACCAAGTTCAGAATCAGCAAGCTTCTCCCACTTCATTTCCTCCTTATCAAGAATCATCCTCATAATTTCCCGAGGCAAAGCATCCCCTTGAGCTAGAGCAACATTAGGAAAGCCTGTCCTATATATTGTTTTAACCCACTTTTCTGCAAATAGATACCACATATTGTCCGAACCAAGGGCCACATAATACGATGGTTCAACGTCTGGGCTCATTTCAGGGTCACTATCACTTGACTGTGTCCCAACTCCATTCAATGCAAAAGAATCATCAGCAGAAATCATGTTCTGAAGTTTTGAACCACTGAGTGAGTCAACCTTTCCCAAATAAACAGTAGGGAGAGAGTGCTGAACCCCTTCAGAATCTTTATATTGCAGGCACAAAAAGGGTAAATGTCCATTTTCAAACTCCTTTAAAAGAGGTTTTAGAGCAGAAATTCTCTGGGATTCCATCCTTCTTCGCAGTTCTGTCCGAAGACGTTTTTCTGCCCTCAATTCTTCCTGTAGATCTGCAATCTCCTTGTATGCTACCTCTGATAAAAGCTTCCTGCTCTTTATATCTATGGCATCATCGCTAATTTCTAAAGTCAGCATCTcaatctctttctctattttagtaAGCTCCTCTTTTGCAGCAAGCATAACATTGCTGCCAACGTAGTTTCCAAAACTTCGCTCAACTAACTTCCTAGCTTCCTCCAAAGTCCGTCCTGCTTGTATGGCTTTCATGTCAATTGATTCATTAGATCTGCTGGTAACTTTTGCACCTGCAAGAAGATTCAGTACCATACCATACGAAGCAGTAAACTGTGAAACAAGAGGTTCAAGTCCAGCAAATAGAAGCTTGCAGCACTCTTCAGCACCTTCATAAGGAGTCTGAATAAGCACAACATGACCCCTTTCATCAATGCCTCTACGTCCAGCACGCCCAGCCATTTGAAGCAGTTCGTTTGAGCTTAATTGGATTCGCCCACTATCACTCCTCTTGCTGAGGGATGAAATAACAGCTGTCCTAGCAGGCATGTTCATTCCAGCAGCAAGCGTTTCTGTAGCGAAGACAACCTTGACAAGTCCTCGCTGAAACAGATCTTCTATGAACGATTTCCATAATGGCAGACAGCCTGCATGATGTGCAGCAACCCCTTGCAGCAGTCCTTTTAAAGCAGTCTCCCTGACAGCATCAGGATACCTAATGCGGAACCTCTTCAATGCTAGATTGACCTCACTCATCTCACTTTCATTCAAGAGCTTGCTATCATCAAGGTACTGAACAGCTGCATCGCATCCTTTCCTGctaaaaataaaccaaattgCTGGCAGCATGTCCCTTGCCTTAAGGTGCCATAATGTTTCAATAACTTGAGGAACCTGAAAATCAATAATTTACTCCCATAATCAAATTGATTTGTCATTCTTGAGGGAATTTAAAAGTCAGGTAGATAGAGATCATATATTAGAGAATTGATGCAATAAGCCCATACTTGTGAACGTCGAATAGTGTTTATGTCATTCTTTGAAAGAGGAGCATCAGACATGCTATCAATATTGTCATATTTCATGTCACTTCcatgtttttttgaatttcttcttctagACCCACCATCCTTGTAAGATTTAACTCCTGAAGCATAAAGTTGTAGATAATTGAGTGACAGCTTCCTGTTCcaatttagagaaaagaaaataaaaatgattgacaATACTAGCTTTCCACCACTGTGTTCAAAGAGTAGGTTGGACAGAGGCGATAacatacaaaattaattaataaaggagggaaaaaaaaaaaagaacatgtccTACAGTATACCATATACTCATGGTAAATCTGAACCAAACCTCACACTCTCACCATGAATGTTCAACTGAATAACCATGGCAAAATATATGATACAAGTTATGGCTTGAACAAAGTAATTTGGTTTTCCTAAGtattaaaaacatgttttaaaaagaaaacgaaTCAACTACTGCAACAAAAATACGAACTAGACAATCCTATACAAATCCCCATAAAAAGATTTACTAAAgcagaggagaaaagaaagaataatggAAAATTAACGCATCCCTACTCTTGCATTAACCTTTAAGAAACTGTAAGTTATATTGAATAAAGTGATATAAGGATCGATTACTAAAAACAATACCTATTCATCCGCGTTCCCTTTTCATCAAGAAGAGGTAACAAAGATGTCTTCATAGAGAAATGCCAAGTCAATGGAACTGGACGCTTTGATGATGTTACCAATTCAGTTCTACCATGAATCTagaaatatgattaaaaaattagaaaaagttGATCCTCTCACAGGTCCATAGATCAGtcatcccaaaaaaaatcacaaatcgGCAATGGTAAACAAGCAGAAGTGAATGAACACTAATAATTTATGTATTTCCTAAAAACACAAGCCGAATAATGAAATCAGTAAAGACAATTTGATGATACCAGGAGACAGCCAATGATTGCATTAGGGAACTACCAGCAAAAAATGACAAGCCAACACCCAACAAGGTAAAAGAAGACAATTATAAAGATCTCAATGGGTCttctataaaaaatattttctctagaCATCGAAACTCAAGTTGCTCGCTTCAAATAAAGGAGTGGTAATTATATCATGACTGCAATCTATCAGTTCATAATATTGATATcctttgagaaaaatataaataggtagtgtgtgtgtgtgtgtgtgtgtgtgtgtgtaactAACTCCACATGGAAATAAAGTAGGAAAAATAGTGTTCCAAGTATTGCTAAGGCAAAATACTTTCACTGTGCCAAATATTCAAAGAAGATATTCAATCTGCTAGACATggctattttttaaaacatcaGTCGGTGACCAAAAAGTTCCACCTTTGCATTTCCCGCCCCAAAACAATCACCATAAATTTATTATCAAACAAACAACAAGCTTGATTCTAAGCGTATGCAAAAaagtgtggaaaaaaaaaaattaacgccTCCATCTTGCTATCTCAACATGTGCCAACTGGTCTCACTAAAACATTGATAACAATACAAAAGTAAAAGACTAAAGTATATAAAGAAAGCATTATTACAATCCCACAAAATCTGAAATACTAAAAGACTAGGTCAGCTAATAAAAGACAATACCTGACTAATCCAACCAGCAAGCTCGTCAGGATTTGCAACGGTTGCTGACAGGCATATAAGTTGAACTTCTTTTGGGCAATAAATAACCTAAAATATATTGAATACATCATATCTTGAAAAAACGTGATGAAATATTCAGCAATAAAAGAGATCCTGGACAAGAAAATGTACTTACTATCTCTTCCCACACTGTACCGCGAGATATGTCACTTAGATAATGAACTTCATCCAAAATAATCACATCAACATGGAAAAGTCCACCATCAGAAGAAACCATTCCAACACTGCATGTGAAGATATAGTAAACCATCATCCTTTTGATCTCAACTATCAACTTAACCAATTAACGATGTAAGTGAGAGGTGAATATATAAAGGAGGTGTCCCAATAACGTTTTCCTATAGTTTTATGCTAGAAATAGAATGCAATCTGCAACCAGCTACTGGGTCGCAGAAACCATaccataatattttttttaatagcataaaCACAAATCACTGACATCCATGAAAACaaatagtaaaaagaaaaattatccagaaaatatgaaaaattaaatcatttatccatatttttaaatcacgggttaaatttaatcattaaattaatatattaatactctcCTCAagtatgggctcaaactcttCCTCAACAATTGAACCCCAACATGTGATAAGATAAGCTATAGAGTCAGAATTTAGTGTTCGAATTCAAAACCTGTAATCCCAAAAcctttaagttgataggaaatgtTGAATCTTATGAATATTCCCACGTATATTTCACCATGACATTGCACCATACATACACAGATACACTCACTGCAGCTGCATTCACTAAGTAATTCCCATAAGCTACTGCGATCAGAGTTCAATTTACGATATAATGTACCTCTGATATAACATATTGCGCAAAATCTCCGTAGTCATAATCAAAACCTGAGCATCTTTATTAACTGCAGAATCTCCCGTAAGAAGGCCAACATTGCTGTCTCCAAATGTCTCACTGAGATACCAAGCGTTATTGATACAATGTCATTAAGCACAATCAACAAAGCGTTTAATTTGTTCTATTTAAACCAAATTGAAA
This window encodes:
- the LOC132177092 gene encoding DExH-box ATP-dependent RNA helicase DExH15 chloroplastic is translated as MNTLSILSPQHPSTLSILTSSIYKTSIFSQTLAISQTLGFCSPRSFRTPASQHSPQFRASFKSPSSLYPVEPLLSDADDDDDDDDDVAADEYDDISGDASEGVDQSDDETEISIAAAEEAPIQQEEFKWQRAERLCNEVREFGEDIIDADELASIYDFRIDKFQRLAIQAFLRGSSVVVSAPTSSGKTLIAEAAAVATVARQRRIFYTTPLKALSNQKFREFRETFGDSNVGLLTGDSAVNKDAQVLIMTTEILRNMLYQSVGMVSSDGGLFHVDVIILDEVHYLSDISRGTVWEEIVIYCPKEVQLICLSATVANPDELAGWISQIHGRTELVTSSKRPVPLTWHFSMKTSLLPLLDEKGTRMNRKLSLNYLQLYASGVKSYKDGGSRRRNSKKHGSDMKYDNIDSMSDAPLSKNDINTIRRSQVPQVIETLWHLKARDMLPAIWFIFSRKGCDAAVQYLDDSKLLNESEMSEVNLALKRFRIRYPDAVRETALKGLLQGVAAHHAGCLPLWKSFIEDLFQRGLVKVVFATETLAAGMNMPARTAVISSLSKRSDSGRIQLSSNELLQMAGRAGRRGIDERGHVVLIQTPYEGAEECCKLLFAGLEPLVSQFTASYGMVLNLLAGAKVTSRSNESIDMKAIQAGRTLEEARKLVERSFGNYVGSNVMLAAKEELTKIEKEIEMLTLEISDDAIDIKSRKLLSEVAYKEIADLQEELRAEKRLRTELRRRMESQRISALKPLLKEFENGHLPFLCLQYKDSEGVQHSLPTVYLGKVDSLSGSKLQNMISADDSFALNGVGTQSSDSDPEMSPDVEPSYYVALGSDNMWYLFAEKWVKTIYRTGFPNVALAQGDALPREIMRMILDKEEMKWEKLADSELGCLWRMEGSLETWSWSLNVPVLNSLSESDELLQMSEPYHEAVERYKEQRNKVSRLKKKITRTEGFKEYKKIIDMTRFTEEKIKRLKVRSKRLTNRVEQIEPSGWKEFLKISNVIHELRALDINTHVIFPLGETASAIRGENELWLAMVLRNKILLDLKPAQLAAACASLVSEGIKVRPWKNNSYIYEPSTTVINVIKFLDEQRSSFLQMQEKHGVNIPCCLDSQFAGMVEAWASGLTWREMMMDCAMDEGDLARLLRRTIDLLAQIPKLPDIDPLLQSNAKAASSVMDRPPISELAG